The genomic window CCTGTCGACGGACAGAAGCGGGAGACGTATTGGCGGCAAAACCTCCGGGACGGGATACTCAAAGCCCACGGCGAGTATTCCAAAGCGAACCACGGGTACAATGTCGAAGGTGTGGGGTCCGACCAATGACCGGCCCCGAGGACGGACAGGACGGCGACGGTGTCCCGGACAGTGACCCGCGACATATCGACCCCGCCGGCGACCTCGCCGACCTCGTCGAAAGCGGGGAGTTCGACATTGAATTAGCGGACGACCAGGACCCCGCCGAGCTTCGGGAGTTCGTCGAGCGGGCCGAAGCGGGCGAGTTCGACCTCCGGGCCGACCCCGGCTTAGAAGCGGCTGTCCGTATGGCTCGCGCAATGCTCTCTGACGCCGCCGAGAGCGACGACGACACCGGACAGTGACCCATGCACCGGGAAGGCCACTACGGGGCGTCACTGCTCGCGTATGCCCCGCTGTTATTCGGTGCAATGGCGCTCGGCTTTCCGACCGCCGGGGTTGGGGGCGCTGTCCTGGCGCTCGCGCTGGCGATGGTCCCGGATTGGGACCAACAAATGCCGGGTGTCGCCCACCGAGGGGTGACGCATACGGTTCACTTTGCCGGGGCCGTGGCCGTGGTGACGGCCCTGCTCGGCGCTGGCATGGGGGCGACGGCTTCGGACGGGAACGCGCTCGTCGTCATTGGTGGGGCCGTGTTCGGTGGGGCGGCCGGGGCGCTGGCGATTCTCGGCCATATCGGGGCCGACGCCCTGACGCCGATGGGTGTCGACCCGCTCGGCGAGGACGGCCCGCATATCTCCTACGGCGTGTGTCGGGCCGACAACCAGCTCGGAAACTACGCCCTGCTCGCGCTCGGTATCGCCGGCGGGTTGGTGGCCTTCTACGCCGGGCGCGGGGTGAACACGGCGCTGGGGGTGTGACGGCGCGGCCGCTCGGCGGTGTGAAAATGTGGGAAGGAACGCCACCTTGGTCAAATAAATATACTCACTCGGTATACAAATAACTACGGCTCATAGCTGTAGCTCACGGGTATAACAGCAATGGGGTATCTCGGGCGTCGCCGCGACGCCGAGAGGGACCGCCACCTTGGTCACTTAGTCCTACTAACTGAGAGGTAATAAATTGTGTGCCACCCGGCACAAGCAGACACACACAAAGATAGCCGGCCGCCGATTGGTGGCCATGAGCCCCTATTTTTATACTGTCTTGGTGTTATGGTATTAGATAGACCGCGCGACGCCGGGAGGACCGTCACCTTGGTCGGTTGGTTCTCTTCTGGCACCTGCTGGATAGGCGGGTGTGTTCGCCGGTCGGGAAGTTACGATGTACGCCCGACCCACCAACGACGAGAACGCACGTATCGACACTGAGCCAGGGCTGACGCCGGCCCATCAAGCCCCCTTAGCGACGGCCGCGACAGTCGACCTCGACGGCGGGACCGTTACGGACCTCTGGCGGGACCTCCTCGACGCCGACGCCGTCCGTGAGGCGTTCGTTCGGGCTGTCCGGGCGTTCGCACGGGACCGGACGACGGCCGACCTCCTCGACGCGCTCGACGACCGCGACGTTCCGGTTCATCTACACAGTAAGATTGACGCCGTCGCTCGCGGGGACCGTCGCGAAGCGTGGCACCTGGCGGCCGACGTGGTCCCGGCGCTGGGCCAGAGTTGGACGACGACTGAGGACCTCCTCGCGACGGCGAGCCTATTCGACGCGCTCCCGTCGACGCCGACGCTGGCGGTTCGGCTCGGCGAGGGGTTCCGGGACCGCCGGCGGGACCAACGGGCCGATGTGTGCCGGCTCCTCGACGCGCTGGCCCGTGGGTTCGATGTGTCGCTTGTGGTGTCGAACGTAACCCGTCTCTGGTTGGCACAGGAACACCGAGAGCACCTTCCCGGCGTTAGTGAGTGGTGCAGTACGGACCGTGACTGTGGCCCCCTGTCGGGCGTCGTCGACGACGCGCTCGCGACGCTCGACGCCGACGGTCGGCCGGTGTCACTCCTCCGGCGTATCGCCGAGGAGCCGGGAGAGACGACGACGTATCACGCGCTTTATGCGGCCGTGTCTGTCGGTGAGTCGCGCGTTCGGCAGTGTATCGCCGACCTCGTCGACCTTGGGCTCGTCGCGACGTTCGGACCCGATGAGGGTCGGAAGGTGGAGCTCCTCGACGCCGGCCGCGAGTTCCTTCAGGAAATCCCCCAACAGCGGACCCTTCCTGAGAGCGTTAGCGACACCCCACAACATTCCCAACAGGGCCGTGTAACCACGCGCTCGGGACAGGGGGGGACGGACCGGCGGCCGTACCAAACAGCGTACCTCAGTCGGCCGCACCACACCGCGACGGTGGCTTGTGGCACTACTGGCGGTGTGAATGTGGTCGAACACCCCGAGGAACCGGCCGATACGGACCGAACCCGCTGGGTGAGTTACGACGAGAGCCGGGACGAAGCGGTGATTAGTGTCCGGGCGACTGGGGCCATGCAGTACGCGGTGAGTGTTGCACTTGCGTTATCGTCGCCGAGGCTCCTCGACGCTGTCCCGTCGGCCCGGCTCGCCGAGATAGACGACCCGCCGGCGATACTCCGGGACGCCCGCTGTATCGGGGCGCTGTCCGATGCAACACTCGCCGAGGGAACCGTTCGGGATGCGTTCGTCGAGTGGGGCGAGGAGCTGGCCGACATGACGACGGCTCTTCACCGAGGAGAGTACGACGACCGCGACGCGTTCCGGGGCGAGATTATCCGGTCGGCTCACGGGCTCGCCGGCTCGGTGGTTCACCTCCTCGACGCTGTCGGTGTCGACGTAACTCGGGAGGTACGGGTTCCGGGTGGGCTGTCGTTCGATAAACTCGACTCCCTCGCGGAGAGTATCGGTGTTTCGACGGCGATACAATCCAGCTACGGGGCGTTCGCGGCGTATCGCCAGTTGCTTGAAACCCGTGACGACAAACGCCGGTCGGCTCTGTCGCCCACGGTCGACGCGACGGACCCGTTCGGCGAGCTCCTCGGTTCGGTTGTGGTCCGTGGCCCGGATGTCGACAGGCTTCGGCCGGCGCTGGCCGAGCACCTGGAGGACCTCGCCGACCCCGTCGACGACGCCCCGGAGTTCGCGGTTCGTATCCCGCTTCGGACCGTCGGCCGTGAGGCGTTCGCGACGGCCGCGACGAGGACCCTCAAGCGGAAAGGGCTCTCGCCGACCCGTCCGGCGGTGTCTGTGTGTCACGCCCTGGCCGGCTCGCCCTACGACGTGGCCCGGTCCCTACACCAACTCTCGCCCGAGGAGGACGGCCGCGACGTTCGGCTCGACGAGGTACGGTATGCCCTGGCGACGCTGTCGGCCGACCGGATAGTTCCGGACCTTCCCCCGACGGCCGGAGCGCTTATCTCGACGCTGTTAGCGGCCGAGAAACCGCTCTCACAGTCGACGCTGTCCGACCGGGCCGACGTATCCCCTCAGTCTATCCGACGACACCGCGACCGGCTCACGGCGCTGGGGGTCCTCACGTTTGACGCCGGCGAGTATCGGCTCGCGCTGTCGTTCCAAACGCCCGAGGAGCGACGCGACGCCGTGGCCCCGGACATGGTCGGCGAGCGGTTCCGGGACGCTGTCGACGCGCTCCTCTTGGAGCACCTACCACCGGACAGGTACGCCGACCCCGAGGACGCCGTCGCCGGAGCCCTGTTTCATCCGCCCGACCCTTGGGGTATCGTCGACGCCGAGCCGACGCTCCGGCCGTGGGTCGACCTTGCGGCCGCTCTCACGGCGACGGCCCGGCCGAGCCGGACGCTGTCGGTGTCGGTTGGTCCGACTGTTGAGCAGGAGCCACTTTCGACAGAGGCGAGTGAGGTATCGGCCGGTTCCGACGCCGTCGAACCAGTCGCGCCGACAGAGAATTAACCCACTATAACACCATTTACACCCATGCCCGCCACCGATTCGCAGGTTATATCCGGTGATAGTGAGCCGGAGTCGCCCGACTATACGGCCGTCGAGATACCGACGACGGAACCGCCAGAGGAGTTCACGTATCAGGAACGCCGGGCTGACCTACTCCGGCAGATTCGGGACCTCGGACACCCGTCGATGATAAATCAAGTCGAAGCGGCCGAGCGATACGGGGTAAGCCAAGCGCAAATCTCGAAGGACCTCGGACGGCTCGCCG from Haloarcula laminariae includes these protein-coding regions:
- a CDS encoding metal-dependent hydrolase, with the translated sequence MHREGHYGASLLAYAPLLFGAMALGFPTAGVGGAVLALALAMVPDWDQQMPGVAHRGVTHTVHFAGAVAVVTALLGAGMGATASDGNALVVIGGAVFGGAAGALAILGHIGADALTPMGVDPLGEDGPHISYGVCRADNQLGNYALLALGIAGGLVAFYAGRGVNTALGV
- a CDS encoding helix-turn-helix domain-containing protein, with the protein product MYARPTNDENARIDTEPGLTPAHQAPLATAATVDLDGGTVTDLWRDLLDADAVREAFVRAVRAFARDRTTADLLDALDDRDVPVHLHSKIDAVARGDRREAWHLAADVVPALGQSWTTTEDLLATASLFDALPSTPTLAVRLGEGFRDRRRDQRADVCRLLDALARGFDVSLVVSNVTRLWLAQEHREHLPGVSEWCSTDRDCGPLSGVVDDALATLDADGRPVSLLRRIAEEPGETTTYHALYAAVSVGESRVRQCIADLVDLGLVATFGPDEGRKVELLDAGREFLQEIPQQRTLPESVSDTPQHSQQGRVTTRSGQGGTDRRPYQTAYLSRPHHTATVACGTTGGVNVVEHPEEPADTDRTRWVSYDESRDEAVISVRATGAMQYAVSVALALSSPRLLDAVPSARLAEIDDPPAILRDARCIGALSDATLAEGTVRDAFVEWGEELADMTTALHRGEYDDRDAFRGEIIRSAHGLAGSVVHLLDAVGVDVTREVRVPGGLSFDKLDSLAESIGVSTAIQSSYGAFAAYRQLLETRDDKRRSALSPTVDATDPFGELLGSVVVRGPDVDRLRPALAEHLEDLADPVDDAPEFAVRIPLRTVGREAFATAATRTLKRKGLSPTRPAVSVCHALAGSPYDVARSLHQLSPEEDGRDVRLDEVRYALATLSADRIVPDLPPTAGALISTLLAAEKPLSQSTLSDRADVSPQSIRRHRDRLTALGVLTFDAGEYRLALSFQTPEERRDAVAPDMVGERFRDAVDALLLEHLPPDRYADPEDAVAGALFHPPDPWGIVDAEPTLRPWVDLAAALTATARPSRTLSVSVGPTVEQEPLSTEASEVSAGSDAVEPVAPTEN